One Nitrospira sp. DNA window includes the following coding sequences:
- a CDS encoding HtrA protease/chaperone protein, whose translation MKRPIQSVGTLAGIAVLGATLVWSYASLTTSHASNPSPTAEERPIATAGSLPATGFADVAKAVTPAVVNITTSGSEEVSDSAGPRGRGEDFFGSPFGPRRFGPPMEPRERRGGQGSGVIVSPDGYVLTNNHVIDGAKTVTVTLPDKREFKGRIVGSDPKSDLAVVKIDGSRLPTVAWGDSSRLQVGEYVLAVGNPFGLNSTVTLGIVSALGRGHMGITQYEDFIQTDAAINPGNSGGALVNTRGELIGINTAIFSQTGGYQGVGFAVSSGMGRPIYESLVKTGKVVRGYLGIGIQDLNQDLAKSFNVKGNHGAVVTDVKEEGPAEKAGLKQGDVITSFQGTPIEDAVTLQRAVTRSAVGSKATVKVMRDGQEKDLSVTIGELPDNQQVAKAETAPSDQPLAGLAVQELDRETAQELGIKGKLQGVVVTSVEPESEAERAGLMPGDVIREINRKPVTSMKDYDRAASDLKKGQNVLVLINRRGASLYLSAKV comes from the coding sequence ATGAAACGACCAATTCAATCCGTCGGCACACTCGCCGGTATCGCAGTCCTGGGGGCGACTCTGGTATGGAGTTATGCCTCCCTCACCACCTCGCACGCCTCGAATCCATCACCAACGGCCGAGGAACGTCCGATCGCGACGGCCGGCTCCTTGCCGGCGACAGGGTTTGCGGATGTGGCCAAGGCCGTCACCCCGGCCGTGGTCAACATCACCACGAGCGGCAGCGAAGAGGTTTCCGATTCAGCCGGACCCCGCGGGCGGGGAGAGGACTTTTTCGGTTCGCCCTTCGGGCCGCGTCGATTCGGGCCACCGATGGAACCCCGTGAACGTCGCGGCGGGCAGGGATCGGGGGTGATCGTTTCCCCGGACGGGTATGTGCTGACCAACAACCATGTGATCGACGGGGCGAAAACGGTCACCGTCACACTTCCGGACAAGCGGGAGTTCAAAGGACGCATCGTCGGCAGCGACCCCAAGAGCGATCTCGCGGTCGTCAAGATCGACGGCAGCCGACTTCCGACCGTCGCCTGGGGTGACTCCAGCCGCCTCCAGGTCGGAGAATATGTCCTGGCGGTCGGCAATCCCTTCGGGTTGAATTCCACCGTCACCCTGGGGATTGTCAGTGCCCTGGGCCGTGGACACATGGGGATTACGCAGTATGAAGATTTCATCCAGACCGATGCCGCCATCAATCCGGGGAACAGCGGCGGGGCCCTCGTCAATACCAGAGGTGAACTGATCGGCATCAATACGGCGATCTTTTCTCAAACCGGCGGGTATCAAGGCGTCGGTTTTGCCGTGTCGTCCGGCATGGGCAGGCCTATCTACGAGAGCCTGGTCAAGACCGGCAAGGTCGTGCGCGGCTATCTCGGCATCGGCATCCAGGACCTGAACCAAGACCTGGCCAAGTCCTTCAATGTGAAGGGCAACCACGGCGCCGTCGTAACCGATGTGAAGGAAGAGGGACCGGCGGAGAAGGCAGGCCTCAAACAGGGCGACGTCATCACCTCGTTTCAGGGAACTCCGATTGAGGACGCCGTGACGCTCCAACGGGCTGTCACGCGCAGCGCCGTCGGCAGCAAGGCCACGGTGAAGGTGATGCGCGACGGACAGGAGAAGGACCTGTCGGTGACCATCGGCGAACTTCCCGACAACCAGCAGGTTGCCAAGGCGGAAACCGCTCCATCGGACCAACCGCTGGCGGGACTCGCCGTACAGGAGCTCGACCGTGAGACGGCGCAGGAACTGGGCATCAAGGGAAAGCTGCAGGGGGTGGTCGTGACCAGCGTGGAGCCGGAGAGCGAAGCAGAGCGGGCCGGTTTGATGCCGGGTGACGTCATCCGGGAAATCAATCGCAAGCCGGTCACGTCGATGAAGGACTATGATCGAGCGGCGTCGGACTTGAAGAAGGGGCAAAACGTGCTGGTCTTGATCAACCGGCGGGGCGCGTCGTTGTATCTCAGCGCCAAGGTGTAA
- a CDS encoding Two-component system sensor histidine kinase: MPLRVRLTLWYGTALALILLTFSVVLYTITARSLREQLDESLEETASAAVRSLETRGFLPLIDEDELLRQFPELTRIDKFFQIFSPSGTITIRSPNIRQHDVPLSRHALEVAFTGSTIFESARYPNEPPLRLVSVPIIYRGSLLYIVQVGTTLEGVEETLRRFLLVLLVMAPIALVVSLAGGWFLAGRALRPVDSITLAAQRIAAGDLTQRLTSERSSDEIGRLTDTFNNMIARLETSFAQIRQFSSDASHELRTPLTVMKGESELVLRRPRPVEDYIAVLESNLEEIDRMSRIVEELLFLSRADLGQIKTECEPVRLEALVEDIQRQACLLGQEREVEVVMGTIEPATVRGDELRLRELILNIVDNAVKYSHAQGKVEIDLRVEGATVRLAVRDHGIGIPREAHKQIFDRFFRTDDARAHTKKGTGLGLAICAWIAEAHHGHIEVQSEVGQGSTFTIVLPLAAPAA, from the coding sequence ATGCCGCTGCGAGTCCGGCTCACCCTCTGGTACGGGACGGCCCTGGCCCTCATCCTGCTGACGTTTTCCGTGGTGCTCTACACCATCACGGCCCGCAGCCTCCGCGAGCAACTCGATGAATCGTTGGAAGAAACCGCATCGGCCGCCGTGCGTTCCCTGGAGACCCGCGGCTTCCTGCCGTTGATCGACGAAGACGAACTCCTGCGACAATTTCCCGAGCTGACCCGCATCGACAAGTTTTTCCAGATCTTCAGCCCCTCCGGCACGATCACGATCCGCTCGCCCAATATCCGGCAACATGACGTGCCGTTGAGCCGGCACGCATTGGAAGTCGCCTTTACCGGCAGCACCATCTTCGAGTCGGCCCGCTATCCCAACGAACCGCCCCTCCGCCTGGTGTCCGTACCCATCATCTACCGCGGGTCCCTGCTCTACATCGTGCAAGTCGGCACGACCCTGGAAGGGGTGGAGGAAACCCTGCGCCGCTTCCTGCTGGTGCTGCTGGTCATGGCTCCGATCGCGCTGGTCGTCTCGCTGGCCGGAGGCTGGTTCCTGGCCGGACGAGCCCTGCGCCCCGTCGATTCCATCACCCTGGCGGCGCAGCGTATCGCCGCCGGCGACCTGACGCAACGCCTGACCTCGGAACGTTCCTCGGATGAAATCGGACGCCTCACCGACACGTTCAACAACATGATCGCGCGGCTGGAAACCTCCTTCGCGCAAATCCGGCAATTCAGCAGCGATGCCTCGCATGAACTACGGACCCCGCTGACGGTCATGAAGGGCGAGAGTGAACTGGTGCTGCGCCGGCCCCGTCCCGTCGAAGACTACATCGCCGTCCTGGAAAGCAACCTCGAAGAGATCGATCGGATGTCGCGCATCGTGGAGGAACTCCTGTTCCTGTCGCGGGCCGATTTGGGCCAAATCAAAACGGAGTGTGAGCCGGTTCGACTGGAGGCGCTGGTGGAGGATATTCAGCGCCAGGCCTGCCTCCTCGGTCAGGAGCGAGAGGTGGAGGTGGTGATGGGCACGATCGAGCCGGCGACGGTCCGAGGCGACGAACTCCGCCTGCGTGAACTCATCCTGAACATCGTCGACAATGCCGTGAAATATTCCCATGCGCAGGGCAAGGTGGAAATCGATCTGCGCGTGGAAGGCGCCACCGTTCGTCTCGCGGTGCGCGACCACGGCATCGGCATTCCTCGGGAGGCCCACAAACAGATCTTCGACCGTTTTTTCCGGACCGACGACGCGCGCGCCCACACCAAGAAAGGCACCGGTCTCGGCCTGGCCATTTGCGCCTGGATTGCCGAAGCCCACCATGGACACATCGAGGTCCAGAGCGAAGTGGGCCAGGGATCGACCTTCACCATCGTGCTGCCGTTGGCTGCGCCCGCAGCTTAA
- a CDS encoding Two-component transcriptional response regulator, OmpR family produces the protein MRVLVVEDETKVGSFIKRALEEESYAVDLCEDGAQGLDMALSGSYDLIMIDLMLPSLPGLEVLTRLRKEKIQTPVLILTAQSKVDQRVKGLDAGADDYLTKPFAIDELLARVRALLRRGPAESPGVLQVDDLVLNPATREVTRGGQRIDLTVKEYALLEYFMRHAGRVLTRPMISDHVWNQDFDTFTNVIDVYVNYLRNKIDRGRARKLIHTIRGSGYMLKVD, from the coding sequence ATGCGCGTCCTGGTCGTCGAAGATGAAACCAAGGTGGGCTCCTTCATCAAGCGGGCCCTGGAGGAGGAGAGCTACGCCGTCGACCTCTGCGAAGACGGTGCGCAGGGACTCGACATGGCGCTGAGCGGCAGTTACGACCTCATCATGATCGACCTCATGTTGCCCAGTCTGCCGGGGCTGGAAGTGCTCACCAGGCTTCGCAAGGAAAAGATTCAGACCCCCGTGCTGATCCTGACGGCGCAATCGAAGGTGGACCAGCGGGTGAAGGGGCTCGATGCCGGGGCGGACGACTACCTGACCAAACCCTTCGCCATCGACGAATTGCTCGCGCGTGTGAGGGCCCTGCTGCGGCGCGGACCGGCCGAATCGCCCGGCGTCCTCCAGGTCGACGATCTGGTCCTCAATCCGGCTACGCGTGAAGTCACGCGCGGAGGACAACGCATCGACCTCACGGTGAAGGAGTACGCGCTCCTGGAATATTTCATGCGCCACGCAGGCCGGGTCCTGACCCGCCCGATGATTTCCGACCATGTGTGGAATCAGGATTTCGATACCTTCACCAACGTGATCGACGTCTATGTGAATTACCTGCGGAACAAGATCGATCGCGGACGGGCCCGGAAATTGATCCACACGATTCGAGGGAGTGGGTACATGCTTAAGGTGGACTGA
- a CDS encoding Peptidase M48, Ste24p: MSDGRTAHYLDGRTATRYRVTITVTPTTLQILMPDGTGKQWPYDQIRQTQGAYAGEPVRLEFGPEPAEAVVLSTPDLLADIHKAAPTVAQHFHNPARRKMRIRWTQCAALAVILMTVWLYRWGIPGIASAATPYVPVAWEETLGRKVVEHLAPASRQCRDPDRLRKLDRVLQALVATRPTSPYQITLSVVDDPAVNAFAAPGGQVVMLRGLLERTDSPEQLAGVLAHELQHVYQRHTTKAILEQTAATVLLAAVSGDVSGGLAWGLEGARTLGSLHYTRTHETEADLEGLHMMQAARLDPTAMILFYGVLQKDLQDQAGPPDFLSTHPDMGERLAALVALAGPPPPDARTLLPGEDWKDIRTLCRLRSHERSLPVSLDLP, encoded by the coding sequence ATGTCCGACGGCAGGACCGCCCACTACCTCGACGGCCGCACAGCCACGCGCTACCGCGTCACCATCACCGTCACTCCGACGACCTTGCAGATTCTCATGCCCGACGGAACCGGCAAGCAGTGGCCGTACGACCAGATCCGTCAGACCCAAGGCGCCTACGCCGGCGAACCGGTCCGGCTGGAGTTCGGACCAGAGCCGGCTGAAGCGGTCGTGCTGTCCACTCCCGACCTGTTGGCCGACATTCACAAGGCGGCGCCGACCGTTGCACAACATTTCCACAACCCGGCACGGCGGAAGATGCGCATACGTTGGACTCAGTGTGCAGCGCTGGCGGTCATCCTCATGACCGTTTGGTTATATCGGTGGGGGATCCCGGGCATCGCCTCCGCGGCCACGCCCTATGTGCCGGTGGCCTGGGAAGAAACCCTTGGCCGAAAGGTTGTCGAACACCTCGCGCCTGCATCACGGCAATGCCGCGATCCTGACCGACTGCGAAAACTCGATCGGGTCCTGCAGGCCCTCGTGGCGACTCGTCCGACTTCGCCCTATCAGATCACGCTCTCGGTCGTCGATGATCCTGCTGTCAACGCCTTTGCCGCACCGGGAGGTCAGGTGGTGATGCTCCGCGGTCTGCTGGAACGGACCGACAGCCCAGAACAATTGGCCGGCGTCTTGGCGCATGAACTTCAGCATGTCTATCAGCGCCATACGACGAAGGCGATTCTGGAACAGACGGCCGCAACCGTTCTCCTGGCTGCCGTCTCCGGTGATGTTTCGGGAGGACTCGCCTGGGGACTCGAAGGGGCCCGCACGCTGGGCTCGTTGCACTATACCCGCACGCATGAAACGGAGGCCGATCTTGAGGGGCTGCACATGATGCAGGCCGCCCGCCTCGATCCCACCGCCATGATTCTGTTCTATGGAGTGCTGCAGAAGGACCTGCAGGACCAGGCCGGCCCTCCCGATTTTCTCTCCACCCATCCGGACATGGGTGAGCGTCTGGCCGCGCTCGTCGCCTTGGCTGGCCCTCCGCCGCCGGACGCCCGCACGCTCCTTCCAGGAGAAGATTGGAAAGACATTCGCACCCTCTGCCGCCTCCGATCCCACGAACGCTCCCTGCCGGTCTCCCTCGATCTCCCCTAG
- a CDS encoding membrane protein yields MTTTDLQADTNDLALAVNCQQCGSRYRVRHPHRLKHAARSTCPACGARFAIVALAPTTRNEVPPATVDASSAERGAFHGTGGTLLGMHIVNTCLTIVTLGAYHFWGKAKIRRYLFSQTAFAGDRFVYHGTGKELYQGFLKAMLVFGIPYFALSAAHAFLALPRWVDLSLQMLAGLVLFLYVPIAIVNARRYRCTRTSWRGIRFSFRGRTWDFLKLYAGGWFFTVLSIGTYYPYFQTRRQAYFHSHTYFGNRRFQFTGHGSGLMVPFAVTLFLTYVVLSLCGLAIALQLTNAWLTLLLIPCLLGPVWIWLLAQKQKYFWDHTWFGAARFSSAVTWQKLFTLYLGNLALVLLTLGFAWPWVTVRNARFFTDTLSLQGPTDLDLVLQDTTDSSVTGEGLSNLLDTGFDMD; encoded by the coding sequence ATGACCACGACGGACCTTCAGGCCGATACGAACGACCTCGCCCTCGCGGTAAACTGCCAGCAATGTGGAAGCCGTTATCGGGTACGTCATCCGCACCGGTTGAAGCACGCAGCCCGCAGCACCTGCCCTGCTTGCGGGGCACGATTCGCGATCGTCGCGCTCGCACCCACCACTCGGAACGAGGTCCCTCCCGCGACGGTCGACGCCTCCTCCGCTGAACGTGGTGCTTTTCACGGCACCGGGGGCACCCTCCTTGGCATGCACATCGTCAACACCTGCCTCACCATCGTAACGCTCGGCGCCTATCATTTTTGGGGCAAGGCCAAAATTCGTCGGTATCTGTTCAGCCAGACCGCCTTCGCAGGCGACCGTTTCGTTTACCATGGCACCGGAAAGGAGCTCTACCAAGGGTTCTTGAAGGCGATGTTGGTCTTCGGCATCCCATACTTTGCACTGAGCGCCGCCCATGCGTTTCTGGCGCTCCCACGGTGGGTTGATCTGTCGCTCCAGATGCTGGCCGGTCTGGTGCTGTTCCTCTATGTCCCGATCGCCATCGTGAATGCGCGGCGCTACCGCTGTACTCGCACCTCCTGGCGCGGCATCCGTTTCTCGTTTCGAGGGCGAACATGGGACTTCCTGAAGCTCTACGCCGGAGGCTGGTTCTTCACGGTTCTGTCCATCGGCACGTACTATCCCTATTTTCAGACCAGGCGCCAGGCGTATTTCCACTCGCACACCTACTTCGGCAACCGGCGGTTCCAGTTCACGGGCCATGGGTCCGGCCTTATGGTTCCGTTTGCCGTCACCCTCTTCCTGACCTATGTTGTCCTGAGCCTCTGCGGCCTGGCTATCGCGCTGCAACTGACCAATGCCTGGCTGACCCTGCTCTTGATTCCCTGCCTGCTCGGACCGGTGTGGATCTGGCTGCTCGCTCAAAAGCAGAAATATTTTTGGGACCACACCTGGTTCGGAGCAGCAAGGTTCTCATCCGCCGTCACCTGGCAAAAACTGTTCACGCTCTACCTCGGCAACCTCGCGCTGGTGCTCCTCACGCTTGGATTCGCCTGGCCCTGGGTGACGGTTCGGAACGCCCGGTTCTTCACCGACACCCTGTCGTTACAGGGCCCGACGGATCTCGATCTGGTCCTGCAAGACACCACCGACTCCTCGGTCACCGGCGAAGGCCTGTCGAACCTCCTCGACACCGGCTTCGATATGGATTAG
- a CDS encoding Succinate dehydrogenase flavoprotein subunit: MITHDILIVGAGLAGMRAAIAVPSGIDVALLSKVHPVRSHSVAAQGGINAALGEQDSWEAHAYDTAKGGLYLGDQDAIEAMCREAPQDILELERMGVIFSRTPEGRIAQRPFGGAGFPRTCYAADRTGHALLHAMYEQLLKRRCLVYEEWYVTSLLVEGGRCCGVVAWDLIRGGLQALRAKAVILATGGSGRVFSTSTNAVINTGDGMALAYRAGLPLEDMEFVQFHPTTLKDTGILITEGARGEGGYLLNTLGERFMKRYAPEQMELATRSTVSLAIGQEIQEGRGVDGCVLLDLRHLGRARILERLPQIRELAMEFAGLDPIETPIPIRPGAHYQMGGVKANAWGETDLPGLFAAGECACVSVHGANRLGGNSLLETIVFGRRAGTRAAEYVRSCDLPAVPETVLQQEEQRLKTLLTNPGPERAWQIRDDLGKTMSLNLGIFRTQQSMREALTAIQALKERAQRMCLQDKGRIFNTDLIQALELHCLLEIADTIVVSALGREESRGAHYRADFPARNDKDWLRHTLSHRGPDGPSLTYVPVTITRFSPT, encoded by the coding sequence ATGATCACACATGACATCCTGATCGTCGGAGCGGGACTCGCGGGGATGCGGGCTGCCATCGCGGTTCCATCCGGCATCGATGTGGCGCTCCTCTCGAAGGTTCACCCGGTACGCAGCCATTCCGTTGCCGCCCAAGGCGGCATTAATGCCGCCTTGGGCGAGCAGGACTCCTGGGAAGCCCATGCCTACGACACGGCCAAGGGCGGCCTCTACCTGGGTGATCAAGACGCCATCGAAGCCATGTGCCGGGAAGCCCCGCAGGACATTTTAGAGCTTGAACGTATGGGCGTGATTTTCAGCCGAACCCCGGAAGGACGCATCGCCCAGCGGCCGTTCGGAGGTGCCGGGTTTCCGAGAACCTGTTATGCCGCGGACCGCACGGGACACGCGCTGTTACACGCCATGTACGAACAACTGCTGAAGCGCCGCTGCCTGGTGTACGAAGAATGGTACGTCACGTCGTTGTTGGTCGAAGGAGGACGCTGTTGCGGCGTGGTCGCCTGGGATCTGATCCGCGGAGGATTGCAGGCATTGCGCGCAAAGGCCGTGATCCTCGCGACCGGCGGAAGCGGCCGCGTCTTCTCCACCAGCACCAATGCCGTCATCAACACCGGCGACGGCATGGCCCTGGCGTATCGTGCGGGACTCCCGCTTGAAGACATGGAGTTCGTGCAGTTTCATCCGACCACCTTGAAAGATACCGGGATCTTGATCACGGAAGGTGCCAGGGGAGAGGGCGGCTATTTGTTGAACACGCTCGGAGAGCGGTTCATGAAACGATACGCGCCGGAGCAAATGGAGCTGGCGACCCGCTCGACGGTCTCTCTGGCCATCGGACAGGAAATTCAGGAAGGGCGGGGTGTCGACGGCTGTGTCCTGCTGGACCTGCGGCACCTCGGCCGTGCCCGCATCCTTGAACGGCTCCCGCAGATCAGGGAACTGGCGATGGAGTTCGCGGGACTCGATCCGATCGAGACTCCGATTCCCATCCGGCCCGGCGCCCATTACCAGATGGGGGGTGTCAAAGCCAATGCCTGGGGAGAGACCGACCTGCCGGGCCTGTTCGCCGCAGGAGAATGCGCCTGCGTGAGCGTGCATGGGGCAAACCGCCTGGGAGGCAATTCATTGCTCGAAACCATCGTGTTCGGACGCCGGGCCGGTACGAGGGCCGCCGAGTATGTCCGCAGCTGTGACCTGCCGGCCGTTCCCGAGACGGTCTTGCAACAGGAAGAACAGCGACTGAAGACCCTCCTGACCAATCCCGGCCCGGAACGGGCCTGGCAGATACGGGACGACCTCGGCAAGACCATGAGTCTCAATCTAGGTATATTCCGCACCCAGCAGTCCATGCGCGAGGCCTTGACGGCCATTCAAGCCCTGAAGGAGAGGGCGCAACGCATGTGCCTCCAGGACAAGGGACGGATCTTCAACACCGACTTGATCCAGGCCCTTGAATTGCATTGCCTGCTGGAGATCGCCGACACCATCGTCGTAAGCGCGCTCGGCAGGGAGGAAAGCCGCGGAGCCCACTATCGAGCCGACTTCCCCGCCAGAAACGACAAGGACTGGCTCCGTCACACCTTGAGCCACCGTGGTCCGGACGGCCCTTCGCTGACCTATGTCCCCGTCACCATTACTCGTTTTTCCCCCACCTGA